Below is a window of Humulus lupulus chromosome 2, drHumLupu1.1, whole genome shotgun sequence DNA.
taattaaacataaaatatgtttggtaattatatttttatttattatttaataaaattttaattaaaattttgaaaatagaatttttttcaatttcaaattttttttaaacagttaaacaaaaaataaaaataaaagctaTCAATAACCTTATTAAAAGTTATCAATAaccttattattttttgtttctaaaaacaaaaataaaaaataattactaaacatatttttattctttaaaaataaaataatatttacatttttatatttaaaaaattcaaaacaaaagtTTTACCAAATGACCCTATTATTTTTACCAATTTctcattattatttttcaaaacacATTAATCGCATATTTGGAGAAAAAATAGAAAGACAAGCTAGTATGGCCCCTTCTTATATTAATCCCATTATactttagtttttaaaaaaaaaaaacaattttgcgTGAAGAATAAGAAACCCTACCTCGGCAagaaaaatacataataatattatatgttaTTTTTTGTGCTACAAACTACCTAATAAGGACTTTACTATATTCGAAAATCAACAGACAAACACTCATGTTTTCCAACAAGATCATCACTTTTTCCAAGATTTTGAATattaaacaaacaaaacaaaaaaaaaaaaaaacataccttAAAGAAGATGGATACACACAAGATCCATAACCTACAATAATACCAACATATAAAAACAACAAAagattaagttttttccaaacccaacaaaaaaaataagaaaaaagaaaaaaaaaatcgtaCTTGGATCGGACTGAGCTACAGTGGCGGTGCCGGAGAAGTCGCAGCTACCGGGAGCCATGGCCTTGCGCTGATAAAAGCTATTGAAAGCATACGAAGCGTGAGCTTGGATGGTGTTCGGCAGAAAACACAGGCCATTCGACTGTAGCGGAATGCAGTCGGCTCCGGCTCCGCAGGCGTAGTCCAGAGCCGTCTGCAGCGCCGGGATGGTGGCGTCGCTCCTCGCCACGCACCAAGTCGACGCCGCACCGACGATAGTGGTGTGGAGGAGTAGGGAGAGGAAGAGAGTTGTTAGGGTGATGGAGAAGGAGGTTTGTGACTGTGAGAGTGTTGGTGATGCTGCCATGGATGGAGAAGAAAAGGgtcaaaagaaaactaaagggcTTGAGTTGAATATAGTAGTAAGGCTGAGTGAGTTGGTAGGTCACTGAGTTGGTAAAGGAGGAGAGAGAGATGTCTTGACAGAGTATTATCTTGATATGGAAAGAGAgaatgagaaagagagagagagcttttTCTGTGTGTTGGTTTtgttctcttatatatatatatatatatatttttttttatgagaatTGCTAATGGGGACTCGAGGTGTGTTATTGATGCAATTTAGTATTGAGTATatgtttaaatttaataaatattatgagatATCGGTAAAATTATTTTCAATCCATAACGCTATATATGGTATTGCACTacattaaaactaaataattttagcatcatattttttttctattattttatcttatatataaaataatatacatatatatttgttattaaatattaatataaatagtaAAATAGTAGTGCGTTTTGATTTTGCGGTTATTTGGTGGAGTACTGTAACATAGCATGATAGTGGAATAAATAGAGTTGGGTtggatttgatttgattttgtgATTTTTTAGCATTATATTTGCTGTTTTGTAGTTCGATTGGAGCTGCCCTAAtactatattttttttccattacaatcacaacaccaaaaagtataatatttattatttaatcttatatataaaataatatacatatatatttattattaaatattaatataaaaagcaAAATAGTATTGCCTTTTGTTTTTGTCGTTGCTACAATACTCCATTATATTTGGTGGGGTACTGTAGCTTGACTGTATAATAGTGGGATATATGGGGTTGGGTTGGATTTGATTTTGTGCCTTTTCAGCACTATATTTACTGTTTTACAGTTCGGTTGGAGCTGCCCTAAGGGACACTACTAATGTCTCACACCTAGTGTATTGATATTGGTGAAATATAATATCGGTCTCgcacattttaatttaataaatattatgggaTATAGCTAACCAAATATAGGGTGTTATCTCATATGTTGTTGGGTATCTTAAGGTAATAAATAACAACACGTATTTTTTATAGAACTAATATTTGTCAAGGTAAACACCACCACATCAGTTGTTACTCGGTATCattatacttattaaattcaaatatgtgagaCATAAAGTTATATTACACTAATAACGGTATAACAAGATATTACTAATTCTCTTTTTGATATGTTGGTGTTTTGCATTGGGttttgaattatttataatttaataactTGTTTGATtggaatgtttttttttttttttggcaattccTTGGTAAATGGATTGGAGATCAAAGAGTTTCAGCTGTGTGATGAGGATCGGACGGTGTAGAATATGTTgcgaatttaaattttaaaaaaagtatGTAAGCGTATGCAATGGAAAAAGTTTAGGTAAATGTATTTGGCAAATGGGATTGAATGCTTCTATAGTTGGTATGCAATGGAAAAAGAGAATCTCTACATTACTAAGTATATACCATGTTTTTTTCCTCACAAAAATACCCCTTATGAGAAGACCTTTAATTAATGGTGAAGCAATTGAGAATGTGCAAGTGTTATTGTTATTAATAGGTTATAAGTGTTATATAATAGTTTAGGTAAATTCTCGGTGCATCCCCTAAAAGGGTATATTGGTGCATCCCCTGGTATTTTTGGTTCGGAAAGTATTTTTGGCGAATTtattttttatgatcgtgtacattgtagttatttagagcatcctgcaaatatttagaaaattttgaataatttacattgtcgaaaataaggttcaaacatgttacctTACACGGGCATAAAAAAATTAGCCACGCGTGCAACAACCtgttttgaacctagttttcggcactgtaaattatttggaattttatgaaattttgcaggatgctctaaataactacaatgcacacagtcataaaaaaattgcTGAAAATACTTCCTGAGCCAAAATCACCCGAGGGTGCACGGTGTGCCCCTTTTTGGGGTTGCACCAGAGAATTCCCCAATAGTTTATATATGTGTTTTTCAAACTATTCTAGTATGAGAAACTTGCCAAGAAAAAATTAATTTTCCATTGAAACgacaatttagtttttttttttctaactcaGTTCTAACCTTTATCTAACAATTTTCATAccattttccaacatttttctaaCTAATTTCTATCCTGGTTCTAAGAGATAGCAACATCTATCAATCATAGCACTCCTAGGTTAGAAAATGCTCATGTAATGATTTGATAATTGTTAGAAAAAAGGTTAGAACAAGATTAGAAAAATGTTAGAAAATACTTTGACAATTGTTGGAAAAAGGTTGGAAACATATTGGAAAAATGTTAGGAATTCTTTAGAAGGAAAAGAAACATTATTGAAGGAGAGGATGATGATAACTATTCATATCTCATTTTGTATCACAAAAACTAATAATGTAGATTTAATACTTAAGTCACACTTCTTCAACTTGAATGaatgtcaatttttttaaaaaaataatgacaTTAATTTTACCATAATTCCATTGAACTCGTTAACATGGCTTTATTACAATTTGTAAAGTTGATATTTGTTGGCTGAGATTTCATTTATGTGTTCTATAACTTTTACCATGAAGAAAGTTAACTGGAATAGATATTGGGAATTCTAGAGATATGCTTGTTGATCTGTGATCTAGTTTGCATTGCTAACCCTCTTAAATCTTTAAGTTCCATTTCATTAATGTTGTATTTTGGTGTTCTTTGGGTGATTTTCTTTAACCTTGTTATAATAATATCATCATAAGCCTCACATTTGTGTGTTTTGGTTTGGttctcttttatatatttttttatgaaattgcTAACCGCACACTGGTGCCCAACACCATAAGTAGATGACATACTGTTATTGGTGCAATCTAATATCGGGTcacacttatttgaatttaataatgattatggggtatcgctaaccaatcatAAGGCGACACCTCATGTGGTGTTAGGCACCTTAAGGTGTCAATCAATTGCTAATGACCCACTAGAGTTGTGGTACTAATATTGGTGTGATTCAGTATCGGGTACACatgtttgaatttaataaatattatgagatATTGCTAAGGTCATCTCCAACCCATAACAACATATGTGGTGTTGCACCAACACCAAAACTAAAGAATCTTGTTAccgtatttttttttcattccaactacaacacaagaattacaccaaaacatatattatttattattttattattttatctaatgtataaaataatatacatacACATTTACTATTAAATACTAATATAAAAAGCAAAATAGTATTGTCTTTTGTTTTTGCCGTTGTTACAATACTCCACCATATTTGTAGCTTGACAGCATAACAGTGGGATAAATGGAGTTGGGTTGGATTTGATTTTATGCATTTTTAGCATTATATTTGTTGTTTTGGAGTCCGGTTGGAGCTGACCTAAGGGGCACCACTACTGTCTCACACCTAGTGTATTGATATTGGTGAAATATAATATCGGTCCCgcacattttaatttaataaatattataaaatatagttAACCAAACATATGGTATTATTTCATGTGTTGTTGAGTATCTTAAAGTAACAAATAACAACACTCATTTTTTATAGAAGTAATATTTGTCAAGGTAAACACCACTAAATTTAAATATACTAgacataaaattaaataatactGATAATGATATCCCAACTTGTGTTATTACCATTTCTCTTTTTCATAGGTGTTTTGCATTGGGttttgatttatttataatttaataactTGTTTGATTGGAATGTTATTTTTTGGGAAATTCCTTGGTAAATGGATTGGAGATCAAAGAGTTTCAGCTGTGTGATGAGGATCGGACGGTTTAGAATATGTTGTGAATTTAAATTTACAAAAGTAAGTAAGCGTACCATAATCCTTAAAATGTATTTGGCAAATGGGATTGAATGCATCTATAGTTGGTATGCAATAGAAAAAGAGAATCTCTACAATACTAAGTATATACCATGTTTTTTTCCTCACAAAAGTACTCCTATGAGAAGACCTTTAATTAATGGTGAAGCAATTGAGAATGGGCAAGTTTTATTGTTATTAATAGGTTATAGGTGTGTTATATAATAGTTTATGTAAATTCTTGGGTGCACCCCTTAAAAGGGCACATTGGTGCACCCTTGGTGTTTTTGGCTCATCCAGTATTTtcggtgaattttttttttatgaccgtgtacattgtagttatttagagcatcttgcaaattttcagaaaattttgaataatttacattaccgaaaataaggttcaaacatgttaccttacacgcgcataaaaaaattagtcatgcatgCAACAACTtgttttgaacctagttttcggcactgtaaactatttagaattttatgaaaatttgcaagatgctctaaataactacaatgtgcACGGTCATGAAAGAAAATCGCCGAAAATACTTCCTGAGCCAAAAACACCAGGAGGTGCACCGGTGTGCCCCTTTTTGGGGTTAAACCAAAGAACTCCCCAATAGTTTACATATATGTTTTTCAAACTATTCTAATATAAGAAACTTgccaataaaaaaataattttcaattgAAATCacgatttagtttttttttctaactCGGTTCTAACCTTTATCTAACAATTTTCATACCATTTTCTTACATTTTTCTAACGGATTTCAATCCTAGTTCTAAGAGATAGCAACATCTATCAATCATAGCACTCCTAGGTTAGAAAATACTCATGTAATGGTTTGATAATTGTTAGAAAAAAGGTTAGAACAAGATTAGAAAAATGTTAGAAATTTGTTAGAAAATACTTTGACAATTGTTGGAAAAAGGTTAGAAACATATTAGAAAAATGTTAGGAATTCTTTAGAAGGAAAAGAAACATTATTGAAGGAGAGGATGATGATAACTATTCATATCTCTTTTTTAATCACAAAAACTAATAATGTAGATTTAATATCTAATAGCCACATTTCTTCAACTTGAATGATTGTCAATTTTGGGTAGGTAACAATTTAGTgccttgtatttttattttaaaatcgtacatatttggtcttgtattttaaaattgtacatatttagtaccctaaactcaaatttaattaataaaattttaccattttaatcaaattaaatcaATCATACAAgctataaattatatataactaCTGACATTTTGattatattgacaaaattttatcaattacgataccaaatatctatgttttcaaaatacggagtaccatatgagcattattgaaaccagaagataccagaacgatactttgcaaaaacaaagggtaccaaataagtaaattcccatttttaaaaaaaataatgacatTAATTTTCCCATAATTCCATTGAACTCGTTAACATGGCTTTATTACAATTTGTAAAGTTGAtatttgttggttgagatttcaTTTATATGTTCTATATTTTTTACCATGAAGAGAGTTAACTGGAATAGATATTGGGAATTCTAGAGACATGCTTGTTGATCTGTGATCTAGTTTGCATTGCTAACCCTCTTAAATCTTTAAGTTCCATTTCAttaatcttgtattttggtgTTCTTTGGGTGATTTTCTTTAACCTTGTTAGAATAATATCATCATAAGCCTCACATTTGTGTGTTTTGCACTCAATATTCAAAAGTATGTTGTGTCAACAAAGCAATATAACTCTCCAACACTGCAAGGGAATAGGAGACAAAGCACACATTAGTTTCACAAAAATTCTTACTAATATTGTAAGAAAGGTCAATTTTGGTCCAAGCCCAGCAGCACAAGAGGCATTCCTCTAAAAAAATCTCAAACATATGGTGAAAGGTTAAAATGGAACTCAAAAAGAAAACCCATTTTCTGATTATCTAATTTTAAGGGTATACATCAATCTTTGAAATCGTCAAATGTTAAAAGAATGGTATAAAAATGTAAGGTATTTGTTGTACACTCACCTCCTCCTCCATTTACCTCTGTCACAAACTCTCTCggcctccctctctctctctcgtcttgAAGAAATGTTCTAATGAACCCGAAACTGTGCATCTATTGGACAGAAAAAACATCAACTGCGAAAAATGGATCCGCTGCTCAAAGTCTTTCATAGAATAAGATATAGGCTTCGGAGCGAAGAACCTCATCTAAGGACGTCTGGCGCACATAAGCATCACTCGCATGAAACCACACAGAACCGCCATTTTCTTTCCCTTTGCTGCTATTTTC
It encodes the following:
- the LOC133819850 gene encoding PLASMODESMATA CALLOSE-BINDING PROTEIN 3-like; its protein translation is MAASPTLSQSQTSFSITLTTLFLSLLLHTTIVGAASTWCVARSDATIPALQTALDYACGAGADCIPLQSNGLCFLPNTIQAHASYAFNSFYQRKAMAPGSCDFSGTATVAQSDPSYGSCVYPSSLSTAGGTSTTTSSTNNPTTVTPTTTTPGFGNGGTGGLTPGMTPTIPDNVDNSRASSDLVIPTFFTMLMFLLVLTVTLKPIYVFSY